GATTCGTAATTGTATTGAGGGCAAGTTTGGACAAGGTAAACGAAGATTTAGCCTTGGTAGAGTTATGGCTAAACTTCCTCATACTTCTTTCACCGCTATTGCCATAACTTTTTTAGTTATGAATCTTTCTACTCTGCTATTACGGCTTTTTTGTGTATTTTTTTGCCTATTTTTCAAAACTGAGTCTTTTTTTACTTCTTCTATTATCGAAACTGATATTTCATTAAACCTTAAACAACAAAAACTTATCTTTTTTCTGGACTGACTACTTAATCAATTTTTCTCTTCCTTTGAAATGACTTTTTCAGCAAGCCCTAAGTAGCTCAGTGTTAAAAATTATCGCTATGGCAAGGCAGGAGGCAGAAGGCAGGAGGCAGGAGGGTTATAGCCTTGTTTACCTTTCTTAACTTAGCTTTGTTTTTTCCCACCGACTTACTTAGTATCAGGCATTGCTGATGAGGATGAATCAATCAGATCGATTCATCCCTTCATGCAACAACTCCGAATTGTTAATTGCGATTAATCCGAATTAACTCGGTCAAAATGTTGTCCAAACTGCCATTAACTTGAATTTTTTCAATTTTTTCGGCAATTCGTTCCAACACTTCCAACTCTTTCAAACGCAACGCCACAGGATTATCTTCCATTACCTTGGCAGTATTTAACATACTACGGGTAGCAGCCGTTTCTTCACGACGGCGAATTACGTTTGCTTGAGCGGCTTTTTCGGCTTCTACAACTTTGCTTAAAATCGTCTTAATCTCACCAGGAAGAATGATATCTTTTACCCCAACGGAATCGATTTCAATCCCATAGTCGGCAGTTTTTTGACGAATGTATTCAAAAATACTGCTGTCAATTGCGCCCTTATCCTCCAGTAAAGCATCCAAAGTTCTCTCACCTACAGCGCCACGCAAGGCAAACTGCAATTCTTTATATAAATAGTTAGGAATATCCGATAAACCATTTTTGGCTCTCAGAGGGTCGAGAATGCGGTAGCCAGCCGTTAAGTTCAAGCGCAACGGAACTTTATCTTTACTGAGTATGTCCTGCCCGGCTACTTCTAAAATAGAGTAACGTAAGTCAAAAACTTCTGTACGCACAGAACGTCCAAACAACCACCATGCGTGCTTCCCAGATGGGAGTTGTGCTTGAAATTCCTGATTCACATATAGCAAACCAACGTGCTGTGTAGGTACTTCGCAAATATGTAAGTAATTGCGGCTTAAAACTAGAACTTCAGGTAAACCGGAAACTAACTCCGCAATAAGGCGAGTAGGTAACTTGGCATCGTTGCTGATGTCGATTACTTCTACCTCAACACCCCGCCAGAATAGCTTGCGGCTGGTTGGTGGTAGGATAGCAATGACTTTACCTTGATAACGTGCAATCGCTACTTGTTGAGTCTGCAATTGGACAATCTGGCAATAAGCCTCCACAAAATCAGGGTGTTGTTCAATCAAGATTTCTTCTAGTGGAAGTTCAGGATTAGGAATAATACGGCTGAAACTCCGTACCGAAACATCCTGATCAACAGACCAGAAAGCATACTCACCTGTTTCTAGTGGTCGGGAAAAATTATTCTGCACATATAGCAAACCAATCTCATACTCCAAGATGTGGAATCTCTTAATTCCATCCAAAGCAATTCCCCGCACCTGACGGACAAACTCAGCAGGTAATTCCAAGCCTTCTTCTAAATTGAAAAAATGAGCTTGTACCTCAATAAAACCACGCCAAAACGCTCGTAATTGATTTGGTTTTACACTTACCCAACTTTGACCCAAACGTACCAAAGCAGCCTGATTAAATGCCGTTCTGACTATGAGTAAATATTCCTGTAACTCTGAGGCGTGATTTCGTACTAATAGTTCTAAGTTTTCAATATAAGCTTCAGGTTTATTGAGGTCATAAGTAGTTACTCGCCAATGCCGACCAAAATAAGTGTAAGTTCCAGGCTGTAATATTTTCTTAAAATCACTACGATGATATAAAATACCGACTTCGTTAGGCTTGATGTAAAAAGTCTTCCACATAGAAATTAGTGTAAATACCATGATTATTCTGAATCTAAATAACGACCTTTATAACTTAGGAATTTTATTTTGTGCTACTGAATCTATAGTCTGCTCAATTCGTCTTAGCCTCGTTTCTGGACGTTTAGCGCTGGCAATCCAAGAGAGGATATTCTTCTTAGTAGAATTACTTAATCCTGCGAAATATTGATTAGCGATCGCATTTGCAGCTAAAGCCTGTTGTAAATCATCTGGAATAATTAATGCTTCTATTGCATCTAATGTATTCCATGAACCATCCTGTTTTGCAACTGCAATTTTTGCTAAACCAGCTTCAGCCATTAAACCTTGGTCAATAAGTTCTTGAATATATTGCTTATTCAATTTTGACCAGACACTTTTCGGTTTTCGAGGCGTAAATATCTGCATATAACTGTCCTCGTCCAAGGATTTAACTTTACTGTCAATCCAACCGAAACATAAAGCTTCTTTTACCGCCTCACTATATCGAATACTCGGTTTACCACTTTTGACTTTGTAATAAACTAACCAGATACCAATAGCACTTTGATAGTTCCTTTCCAACCATTCCCGCCATTCTTGGCGATTTGCTGCCTGAAATGTTTGTAATTGGTTATCGAAGTTAGGCATAAGGATAACTTAATTCATTACATGTAAATACTCAGATGGAACATGATCCACCAAATAAACCCCATTATCTGAACAATAAAAAGTAAATCCAGCTTGATACATAACCATAGCATCAATAGTAAAAATCACTGGTTTACCATGTCGCATTCCTACTTTTCGCGCAGTTTCCACATCTGTAGATAAATGCACATGGTGACGTGACATTTTTAGTAGTCCAGATTGCAAAATTGCTGGTACTGATTTCTCCCCTGTACCGTGATAAAGAATAGTGGGTGGAAGTTGTGGTTGTAGTTGCAAATCTACTTCCACACTATGTCCTTGATTAGCTCGAATTTTAGTTCCAGTCTCATCAAACGAAAAACGCTGCTTATCGTTGTTAGCAACAACCTGTTTCAATTCTGCATGGGAAATAGGAAATCGATGAGATTGACAAGCACTCAGTAACTCATCAATTGCTACCCAACCGCCAGGAGCCAAAACTAAACCAAGGCGTTCTGGTGTATGACGCAAATGCTTACTTAAAAATTTGCTGATTTTGACCTGGCGTTCTTGATTCATTGTCTCTCAGACTTCAACTTTCCATGCTTATACTACATATACTACATTATATTTTAAAACTCTGCAAATGTAGGTGTGGCAGTTCGGTTGCGGACGAGATGCGTCTTCAAAACTGGATTAAGATTGCTGCTACTCGCTTCTAGGCTACCCTTGGGTACTCTAGAATAACAGCTTTCAAATACGTCGTTCATTTTGCCTAATTGGGAAAATGAAGGAACATACTCAAGTTATGGAGAGGACATTCGCTCTAGCTTCTTCACTGCTACTATTGACCATCACTAGGTGATGACCAACAGTAAACCTACATCGCAGAGTTTTTACTAAAGTTAAAGGGGCTACTTTTACAGAGTAGTGTCTTTTAACCCGGACAGGGTTGGGAGAAAGTATAGGAATCGAACCTACAACAAATCGATCCGCAGTCGATCGCTCTACCAGTGAGCTAACTTTCAAAGGTGTTTGATTTTGACCAGATCAAACGGTGTAAAGCAGTAACCCATAACTTTACGGCATACGCTCAAGCCAGAGGTTGGCGCACCAGTTGGGCATACAGAACCCAAACCATAGCTCGGTAAATGTATTACTACCTTGTAATTCAATGTAGCACAGGAAAATTTCAGGTGGCAATGGATATAGCGGTTCTCAGTTGGGTGCAATATAGTAACAACAGTGAGTAAACCATCCAATAATGTCTTTTTTAGTCACTGCATCTAGGGCATTTGTGATAGCTTGATCTAATTCTTCGTAGGTTCTAGCAGCTTGCGAGCGCAAAAATTCTGTCACCTTAGACCAACAATTTTCAATTGGTGAAAAATCAGGAGAATAGGGAGACAAATAAACCAACCTGGCCCCCACAGCTTCAATCGCCCACTTTTTGTATTTCACTCAAGCGAGAACCGCTATAGGTAGGAGGTAGGGGGGAGATGAGGGAGATAAGGGAGAAATTGTTACTTAATACTCACAACGGGCTAAACGCGCCGCTGCCGCTAACACAACTCAGCACTAAACCAGATTATCTCCTGCTGGCTGACTAATAACTAATCGCAAAACTGATAAGCCTAAAATTATCAAAAAAAGTACAAGTCCAATTGTGCAGGCGTAGCTAATTTCTAAATCACTAAAGGCTCGCTCATATAGATAGTAAACAATTGTTTTCGAGCTATTGAGCGGCCCGCCTTGAGTCATAATGTAAACTTCTTCAAATACCTTGGTGGCAGAAATTGCCGAAATTACAGCTACTAGAGCTAAATAAGGTTTCATTAAGGGAATTGTCACATCCCAATGTTTGCGAATCCCATCTGAGCCATCAATGGCGGCGGCTTCGTACACATCAGCCGGAATTGATTGCAACCCAGCTAAATAAATCACCATATAGTAGCCAAGTCCTTTCCATATCGTCACAGCCATGACACTGGCAAGAGAAATTGGCACAATGCCGAAAACTTTAGCGGAAGTGGTGAGCCAGGGAATACCATCTGGCAAACCAAAGGTTTTGAGCAATTGATTGAGTAAGCCATTTTCTGCATATAGCCATTTCCAAGCTATACCTGCAACCACCATAGAAATTACCACTGGTGTATAGTAGGCGGCTCTAAACCAATTAATTGCGCGGAGTTTTTGATTAACTAAAATTGCCAACCCTAAAGGCGCAATCACCAAAATAGGTACTACACCGACAAGATAAAGAAATGTATTTTCTAAAGTTTTCCAAAAAACGGCATCTTTCCACAATCGGAGGAAGTTAGTAAAACCTATCCATTGCGGTGGTTGGCTCAAGTCTTCGTAGCTGGTAAAACTGAGGTAAAACGCTTGCAATGCTGGCCAAAAGACAGTCAAACCCAACAAAATCAAAGCAGGTAGCAAGAACAGATAAGGAGTTAGCCGTCCTTTGATGAGTATCCAATCTTTAGCCGTCAATTGATTCATAAAAGCGTTTTTCATCAGTAGATAGCAAAGCTAATTCATATTAACAGGGAGCGGGGAGTGGAGAAGATGTGGTTCGACTACGCGGGAGTTTCGACTTCGCTCAACTCCCGCGTAGTCGAAACTCAACTCTCGCGGAGTCGAGATTCACCAGCCGGGGGAGGGGGGAAACTAGGGAATAAAGAAAACTGTTTACTATGAACTATGGACTAATGACTAATGACAAATTGTTATGCTATATTAAACGTAGTCGTTATGAGTTCGTATATATATCATGTCTAACCCAACTGTAGAAAACTTAGTAATTATCGGTTCTGGGCCAGCAGGGTACACGGCGGCTATCTATGCGGCGAGAGCTAACCTGAAACCTTTGGTATTTGAAGGTTTTCAAGCTGGGGGTTTGCCTGGCGGACAGCTAATGACAACGACTGAAGTAGAGAACTTTCCAGGGTTTCCTCAAGGTATTACTGGGCCAGAATTAATGGATCGGATGAAGGCTCAGGCGGAGCGCTGGGGGGCTGAGTTATATACTGAAGATGTGACATATGTTGATTTAAGTCAGCGTCCATTCACTGTGCGCTCCGATGAAAGGGAAGTTAAGGCGCATAGTATTATTATTGCCACTGGTGCAACAGCAAGACGTTTGGGTCTACCTAGTGAGCATCAATTTTGGAGTCACGGAATTTCCGCTTGTGCAATTTGTGATGGTGCAACCCCCATTTTCCACGGTGCAGAATTGGCTGTAATTGGTGCTGGCGACTCGGCGGCGGAAGAGTCAATTTATTTAACTAAATACGGCTCGAAAGTTAATTTGTTGGTGCGTTCTGAGAAAATGCGGGCTTCTAAAGCTATGCAAGACCGCGTTTTGAGTAACCCCAAAATCACAGTGCATTGGAACACAGAAGTTGTGGATGTGTTTGGTAATGGTCACATGGATGGGGTACAAGTCCGCAATAGCAAAACTGGGGAAGAAACTAAGCTGCAAGTCAAAGGTTTGTTCTACGCTATTGGTCACACTCCTAACACATCCTTATTTAAGGGACAACTGGAACTGGATGAAATTGGTTATGTTGTAACTAAACATGGTTCACCAGAAACTAGTGTAGAAGGTGTGTTTGCAGCTGGTGATGTACAAGACCATGAGTATCGCCAAGCAATTACGGCTGCGGGTAGTGGATGCGCGGCGGCGTTGTTGGCGGAACGTTGGTTATCTGCTAGTGGTTTGATTCAAGAGTTCCATCAAGAACCAACAATAAATAATGAGTTAGAACATCAGCCAGAAGCGCAGAAAACCGAGGCTGAACAAGCGGCGGAATTTGATTTGCAAGCAACACGCCATGCTGGTGGTTATGCTCTAAGGAAATTATTCCATGAAAGCGATCGCCTACTAATTGTTAAATACGTTTCTCCGGGTTGTGGGCCTTGCCATACCCTTAAGCCGATATTAAATAAGGTAGTCGATGAATTTGACGGCAAAATTCACTTTGTGGAAATTGACATCGACAAAGACCGTGATATTGCCGAAAATGCCAACGTAACCGGAACACCAACTGTCCAGTTTTTCAAGGATAAAGAACTGGTAAAAGAAGTCAAAGGTGTGAAGCAAAAGAGTGAATATCGTCAGTTGATTGAGAGTAACCTTTAGAGACTGGGTATTGGGGATTGAGAAATAGCATTCTAACTGTATTATCTCATCCCCATACCTGTTATTTAATGTTTACTACAGACTTAAAAACTTAGGCAATAGCATATTCTGTGTGTTGCCTAACATTAGGTGGGTGAATCCTAAAACAATTTTATCTTTGGGAATACCTGCGGCTACTAATTCATCCGCTACGCCTTCTTGGGAGGAACGCAGTGAGGTTGGGTAAAAAATGTGCGATGGCTACGCCCACCACAAGCATCGTTAAAAACCAGATTTAAGGACTGCGAACTTTGTATAATCCCTTTCAAGAGTTGTTTTGAAGAGTATTCATGAAAAATCTCGCACCAGATATTTTTAGACAACGACTGCTCATTGAGGGTTTTTACGTAACTGATATGAGCGAAGAAGTGTTAGAAAAGTATCTTTTGAGTATTGCCGAACATCTCAATCTTCGTACATATGGCAAACCGATTATTTTCTCACCAGCATCAGGAATGGGACGCGAGGAAAATGCAGGATACGATGCTTTTGTACCTTTGATTGATTCTGGTATTTCAGCCTATGTTTGGAGTAGTGTCCAGTTCTTCTCAATTGTGATCTACACTTGCAAGGGTTTTGATGAACAGGCAGCGATTGAATTTACACGAAATTACTTTGCAGTATCCGGGGAAATAGCCAGCACATCCTTCTGAAACAGTCTAATTAAACACAATCTGCCAGTTAGGCAGATTGAATTGATACTATTTTGAAACACTTAGGCAATAGCATACCCTGTGTGTTGCCTAACATTAGGCGGGTGAAATCCTAAGACAATTTTATCTTTGGGAATACCTGCGGCTACTAATTCATAAGTCACACCATCTTCTGTGTCGTCCCTTTGCACCCAAATTTTGCCATCAATAATGTCAAGATGAACTAAACAACCGTGGATTCTTTTGACACCATCCCAACCTAAAGTTACAAGCAAATAACTGTCATTTTGACTATCAAATATAGTCTTGCACTCAATGGATGCGTAAGAATAAGGGATTTGTGTATAGGGCAGTAATACAGCTTTAATAATATGCCGATAATTTTCTAAGTTATCCATTGGATAATCCTCTCAGTTTCTGGATTAAACACAAGTAATTTTAGACTTTCAGCTTCTATTAAAAGTGTACCAATTGGTTCTTCAAATAAAGCTGTAAAAACACTGTCGCGCACAGCTAGATATAAGGTTCTTTCTGGTTCTAGACGATTAATAACAGCACGATACATTATAAACCCACCAATAGCATCTTTGAGGTCTGCCATTTCTGAAGGACTAACAAAACTTTTAATTTCTACAGCGATTTTTCTACTTCCTTGTTCTGCTGCTAAAAGTTGTTTAGCCCCTAAATCTACATACATATCTTTTTGCCCCCATTTTAAATGTAGGGGGTCATCTGTAATTATCCATCCTTCTTGAATTAGGGCATTCTTAACAGCTTCATGATAAATATCTCTTGCAGGCATATTTTGGTAAAGTAATCATATTTATTTAGCTCATCTCTACCAAATTACAATCATTTACACAGTTCCCAGTCCCCAATCTTTACTTTGATATGTAAAATGGTCAGCGTATCTTGCGCTATGCAGGCGATCGCTCATGACCATAATTAAACGTCAGTTGCCTAAATTGGGACTCTTTGTCAAAAATCCCAACCTTTCCCACAAATTAATGTTAATTGGGTTAGCCATGACCCTGTTTTTCATCTTCCTAGCATTCTTTGCACCTGTATTTCAGGCTTTGGGATGGCTACAAGATCCCACAAAATTCCTCAACAATGATCCTCAAGTACCACCATCGGCTCAACACTTGTTTGGTACTAGTCTTTTAGGACATGATGTATTTTCCCGCACCATATTTGGCGCTCAAGCAGCATTAAAAGTAGTGATTTTAGCTACAGCATTAAGTATGTTGATTGGTGTGCCTTTAGGGATGGTAAGCGGCTATCTGGGTGGTAAGTTAGATAAGCTGCTACTATTTATTATGGATAGTATTTATACTTTACCTGGGCTGTTACTGTCAGTAACATTAGCATTTATAGTAGGTAGGGGAATATTAAATGCTGCGATCGCAATTAGTATTGCATATATTCCCCAATACTATCGCGTTGTCCGTAACCACACCGTTAGCGTCAAAACCGAAGTCTTCATCGAAGCCGCGCAAGCAATGGGTGCTTCTACTTGGACTGTGCTATCTAAGTATCTATTTTTCAACGTTATTCAAAGCGTACCTGTACTTTTCACCCTCAACGCCGCCGATGCAATTTTGGTACTAGGCGGTTTAGGCTTTTTAGGGCTAGGATTACCGGAGGATGTTCCAGAATGGGGCTACGATTTAAAACAAGCTCTAGAAGGACTACCGACTGGGATTTGGTGGACTACACTTTTCCCTGGTTTAGCAATGACATTGATGGTGGTAGGGTTATCACTACTTGGTGAAGGGCTAAATGAATTTGTCAATCCGCGTTTGCGGGGAGAAAATCGGAAGTAGTCATGAGTCATTAGATTTTTGACTGTTGACTATGGACTGTGGACTATTGACTTTAGATATTACTGAGAGATTAAAGTGAAAGATAACATTTCGTTAATAGCGGCGGCGGCTGGTGGGTTTATGCTTTCTGTGGCGCTGGCGGGAATTTTAAAAGGTGCGCCAGTTACAGTTGCACAGGAAAATTCTAGTTTTCGTACTAGCTTTGTTACAGATTTAAGAGTTACAAGCAAAAAAACAGATAACTTAGAATTTTCAGGGCCAGCAGCACCAAAAAGCTAAAGCTCGTAGTAAGGACTTTAGTCCTTATAATCTTATATAGCGGTGTTGAGGCGCACAAATCATGCTTTTCGTGACAGATAATCTCGAAATATGCGCCTAACACACCGATGATTTTATTTTCACTCAATAAATAACCTTTTAAGCTTCTATTTACTAATTAGCTCTGTATTTCGTCAAGTCATGTGTTATACATGATAAGTGTTATTACTGTAGGGCTGATGTCTGATTCTCAACCTTCTACCTCTTCTAACGCTAATCCCTTGGATTACTTTGAGCTAGATTTATTGAAGCAGGAATATTTTTTCCTGCAAAATACTATTGAAGACTACAATAAGCAGATTTGGGCAATTAAAGCCCTTGGTATCACTGGAACTGGTGCTGTAATTGTCTTAGCACTGCAACAGAACAAGAGTGTACTGGCTTTGGTTGGCTGCGCTATTCCTATCTTTTTTTGGGTTTTAGAAAGTCAGTGGAAACATTTTCAGCGTGGCTTTTATCCCCGTGTTGGCGAAATTGAAAAAATCCTCTTGGAAAGCTGCAAATTAAGAGGGCCTGCTATCTTTAATAGCTGGAGTTATTCATTGAAACGGGTTACTGTTCCCAAACGTAAAGGTTATATTTGGGACGGTTTGCTCAATCCCACCGTCTTTATCAGTTACGTTTTAGAAATTGTTTTTCTCCTAATTGCTTGGAAGGTAATCCCCTTAATTTGAGGCTGGTTAATAAGGAATTTTCTCAATGGCTCAAACACTGACATGGCTACATCTTTCAGACCTCCATGCTTGTAAACCTAAGACTGGTTGGGATGCTAGACGAGTGACTGATACTCTCTGCAAGGATCTAAAAAAAATGCAGGAGAGGTATGAGTTAAGACCGGATTTGATTTTCTTTACAGGTGATGCCGCGTATGGTCACATCGGAAATAGTGATGGAAAATCAATAACCGAGCAATTTCGTGAAGCTCATGATTTCTTAACAGCCGTTCGAGAATCTTTTGAGCCAGCCATTGAGCAAAGAAACCTTTTTCTTGTACCGGGTAATCATGACGTTAATCGAACTAAAATATCTAGGTTTGAGAAACAAGTATTAGAGAGTATTACCTCACTTGATGAAATTACTAGTATTGTCAAAGATGCTGGTATAGATTGGCAAAGAATCAAGATTCGGTTAGAAGATTATGCTCACTTTCTCGAAACTTATGGTTATGACCATTTACTTACAGGAAGAGAGCATTTAATTTATGCCGATGCTCGTGAAGTGGCGGGTTTGCGTGTTGGTATTGCTGGTTTTAACTCTGCTTGGTCATCATCAGGAGCAGGTCGTTCAGAAGCAGGTAAATTATGGATGGCTGGTAGGTTTCAGTTGGAAACTCTGCTGAGTAAACTTCCAAAAAACGATTTTGCTATTGCCCTTTTACATCATCCTGCAAATTGGTTAGTTCCTGAAGAAAACCCAACTTTTGGTAGGCAGTTAGAACGAGATTTCCCTTTTGTATTACATGGGCATGAACATCAGGATTTTGTTCGCCCTAATGCTTCAAACGGACACACCATTATTTCCACAGGTGCTTGTCATGAATGGTCTGATAGTAAAAATAATGGTTATAACTTTGTGCGGCTTGACTTTGCACAAGGAACTGGTGAAGTTTGGTTGCGCCAGTACGATTCTACAGGGGCGGGTTGGATTCCTAGCGTTATTTATGGGCAAACAGATGATTTAGGATGTTGGAATCTAACACATTTAAAGCCTTGGATAGAAAATTTATGTAGTTCTGTTTCTGCAAAAAAAAACTCTAACTCTGCTGTAGAAGTATCAATAAATAATAATTCGATTGAGATTACTCCTGAGAGTAAAGATGACCCAGCAGCAGATTATGAAGTTCGTTATCGTCAAGCTGTGGTTAATAAGTTAGATTATGTACAGCTTTTCGGGATTGAAGTACCCAAGGAGTCTAAAGAATATTCACTGACTGTTGCTTATGTATCTTTGAATTTGTCCGATGAAGATGAGGAGATTACAGAAGCAGAAGAATTAGAAGGTGATATTAACGAACTAACAGCACAAGATGCAAATACATTTCCAGCAGAGGAGGTTTTCGATAATCTTTGTGTGAAAAAGCGTTTGCTGATACGTGGAGTCGCTGGTAGTGGAAAAACAACCCTTTTGCGTTGGGCGGCTGTGCAATCTGCTAAAGATGAACCAGTTTCTAGAGACAGAGCAAAACAAAAATTACCATTAATTAAGTCTTCATTGAGTCAGTTTGATGGTGAGGCTGATACTCAATTTGCAGATAATTCTGGTGACTGGCGAGAAAAAATTCCCTTTATTATTCGCTTGCGGGATTACACTAAAGGTCAGTTGCCACGACCTAGCACATTTCCTGTTTTACTAGCAAAAGAACTACCTGATCCTCCTGCTAATTGGATGGATGATGTTTTAAACAGTGGTCGTGCTTTGGTGATGTTTGACGGTGTAGATGAAGTTCCCCAGCAAGTGCGGGATGAAACTATGCGGGAAATCCGTCAATTAATTAATACTTACCCAGATAATTACTATGTGGTGACAACACGCCCTGAAGCAGTTGAACGAAAAGAGTTTATTGAACTTGGGTTTGAATCCGCGCGGGTTGAACCGATGACCCCTGTTGATCGGGATACCTTCATTGATAAGTGGCATGATGCGATGGAGGTTCGGTTACGAAATTGGAACGAACCAGCCGATTTACGACCTTTGGCTAAACGCTTAAAGCAGCGCCTTGAAGCTAACTCTACTGTGGCTCGATTAACCAGTAATCCTTTGCTTTGTGCTGTAGTTTGTGCGCTTCATCGGGCAAGAAATGAGAACCTTCCAGAAACACCTGTTGATTTATGCGAAAAGCTGTGTGAGATGCTGCTAGATCGCCGGGATAAAGAGCGATCGCGTTTTGAAGACCAAAAATGGATTAATAAAGCGTATAGAGGCTTAGAATTTCGGGTTCGTAAAGGATTGCTGTCTCAACTTGCTTTCCACATGGTTAGTTCAGGTTTATCTGCAATTACTGTGGCTGAAGCCCAACAACAAATTACTCAAGCTTTAGAAAGTTACAAGCTTTCTAATATTAAAGCTGCCGATATTCTTCAAGCACTTGTAGAACGTAGTGGAATGCTTCAGGTATTGGGTGAGCAAGTTGAATTTCTGCACAATACTTTAAAAGAGTTTCTCGCAGCCGAACGTTTTGTTAATATCGGTGATGTTCAGACATTAGCAAATCATACTGATGAAGCTTCCTGGCAACCTGTGATTTTATTTGCTGTTGCGTTACCACGAGATGGTTCTAGCTTTGCTACTGACCTTGTAAGAGCAATTCGTAAAAAAGTTTCTTTAGATGCTCCCGCTAAAGCACGGTCGAAAAAAGACCGAGTAGAAGCTGCAAAAATTAGGACACAGCAGTTTTTTTTCCTTCGGTGTTACACAAATGCCTACCAGCTAAATAATTCAGAAATTACTGAAGCTTTTACCCAGTTATCAAAACAGCTTTTACCACCTCAAAATATAACGGATGCAGTAGCCTTAGCATCCTGTGGTGAAGCTATCATACCTTATCTTAAAAATCGAACAGGCTGGAAAGCACCAGACCGTGCAGCTTGTGTGCGAATGCTGGGATTAATTGGTGATCAAAGAGCTAACGAGCTTCTGAAAGAGTTTTTAGATGATAAGACTCTCACAGTTGCTCAAGAATTAGCCAACTTTGTTGATGATTGGAGTCAAATATCACTCATTAGACAACAAGTTGAAGAATATGGGCTTCTTCCAATTTCAATTCCTAGAAAATTAGGTGCATTAAATCCATTGTCCAATTTAACCAACCTCAAAAAGTTAAATCTTTGGGGAACACAAGTGAGGGATATTTCGGCTCTGTCCCACCTGACCAACCTTACAAATATTACTCTTCTAGAAACACAGGTGAGCAATATTTCGGCTCTTTCCAACCTGACCAACCTTACATCGCTCTATCTTAAGGGAACGCAGGTGAGGGATATTTCCTCTCTGGCTCACCTGACTAACCTCACAATCTATCGATGAGGCTAATAATCCCACAAAATGAGGATAAAAACCTATGATGCCTCTACCTTAGATAAAGTGTAGCTGTGAGTGTCACCCAAGAATACTAAAAAAACGATCGCTCGCTCTTCCCCTCCCCAACCGATCGCCTACAGTGGACGTTAGGTGCGATCGCAATATAATCTTAATAATCCTGGTTCTGAGTGATAAATCACTTACTACGAACTAAA
Above is a genomic segment from Nostoc sp. MS1 containing:
- a CDS encoding NACHT domain-containing protein translates to MAQTLTWLHLSDLHACKPKTGWDARRVTDTLCKDLKKMQERYELRPDLIFFTGDAAYGHIGNSDGKSITEQFREAHDFLTAVRESFEPAIEQRNLFLVPGNHDVNRTKISRFEKQVLESITSLDEITSIVKDAGIDWQRIKIRLEDYAHFLETYGYDHLLTGREHLIYADAREVAGLRVGIAGFNSAWSSSGAGRSEAGKLWMAGRFQLETLLSKLPKNDFAIALLHHPANWLVPEENPTFGRQLERDFPFVLHGHEHQDFVRPNASNGHTIISTGACHEWSDSKNNGYNFVRLDFAQGTGEVWLRQYDSTGAGWIPSVIYGQTDDLGCWNLTHLKPWIENLCSSVSAKKNSNSAVEVSINNNSIEITPESKDDPAADYEVRYRQAVVNKLDYVQLFGIEVPKESKEYSLTVAYVSLNLSDEDEEITEAEELEGDINELTAQDANTFPAEEVFDNLCVKKRLLIRGVAGSGKTTLLRWAAVQSAKDEPVSRDRAKQKLPLIKSSLSQFDGEADTQFADNSGDWREKIPFIIRLRDYTKGQLPRPSTFPVLLAKELPDPPANWMDDVLNSGRALVMFDGVDEVPQQVRDETMREIRQLINTYPDNYYVVTTRPEAVERKEFIELGFESARVEPMTPVDRDTFIDKWHDAMEVRLRNWNEPADLRPLAKRLKQRLEANSTVARLTSNPLLCAVVCALHRARNENLPETPVDLCEKLCEMLLDRRDKERSRFEDQKWINKAYRGLEFRVRKGLLSQLAFHMVSSGLSAITVAEAQQQITQALESYKLSNIKAADILQALVERSGMLQVLGEQVEFLHNTLKEFLAAERFVNIGDVQTLANHTDEASWQPVILFAVALPRDGSSFATDLVRAIRKKVSLDAPAKARSKKDRVEAAKIRTQQFFFLRCYTNAYQLNNSEITEAFTQLSKQLLPPQNITDAVALASCGEAIIPYLKNRTGWKAPDRAACVRMLGLIGDQRANELLKEFLDDKTLTVAQELANFVDDWSQISLIRQQVEEYGLLPISIPRKLGALNPLSNLTNLKKLNLWGTQVRDISALSHLTNLTNITLLETQVSNISALSNLTNLTSLYLKGTQVRDISSLAHLTNLTIYR
- a CDS encoding ABC transporter permease, which gives rise to MTIIKRQLPKLGLFVKNPNLSHKLMLIGLAMTLFFIFLAFFAPVFQALGWLQDPTKFLNNDPQVPPSAQHLFGTSLLGHDVFSRTIFGAQAALKVVILATALSMLIGVPLGMVSGYLGGKLDKLLLFIMDSIYTLPGLLLSVTLAFIVGRGILNAAIAISIAYIPQYYRVVRNHTVSVKTEVFIEAAQAMGASTWTVLSKYLFFNVIQSVPVLFTLNAADAILVLGGLGFLGLGLPEDVPEWGYDLKQALEGLPTGIWWTTLFPGLAMTLMVVGLSLLGEGLNEFVNPRLRGENRK
- a CDS encoding XisH family protein, with product MPARDIYHEAVKNALIQEGWIITDDPLHLKWGQKDMYVDLGAKQLLAAEQGSRKIAVEIKSFVSPSEMADLKDAIGGFIMYRAVINRLEPERTLYLAVRDSVFTALFEEPIGTLLIEAESLKLLVFNPETERIIQWIT